A stretch of bacterium DNA encodes these proteins:
- a CDS encoding FKBP-type peptidyl-prolyl cis-trans isomerase, producing MRRLAVIAFVAAIAIIAATASAKEDVVRKGNGLVYKDVEVGTGAEAVPGKAVTVDYTGWIDEGDKKGKKFDSSLDRGEAFTFTLGMGQVIKGWDEGVAGMKVGGKRTLMIPASLGYGARGAGAAIPPNSDLIFDVELHGVK from the coding sequence ATGAGGCGTCTGGCTGTCATCGCATTTGTTGCAGCGATCGCAATCATCGCTGCGACTGCATCGGCAAAGGAGGATGTGGTGAGAAAGGGCAACGGGCTGGTATACAAGGATGTCGAGGTCGGCACGGGGGCCGAGGCGGTCCCTGGAAAAGCGGTCACGGTGGATTACACCGGGTGGATCGACGAAGGGGACAAGAAGGGAAAGAAGTTCGACAGCTCGCTGGACCGCGGCGAGGCCTTCACGTTCACGCTGGGCATGGGCCAGGTGATAAAGGGTTGGGACGAGGGCGTTGCAGGGATGAAGGTCGGCGGCAAGCGGACCCTCATGATTCCGGCGAGCTTGGGCTACGGCGCGCGCGGCGCGGGCGCGGCGATCCCGCCTAACTCGGACCTCATCTTCGACGTCGAGCTCCACGGCGTGAAGTGA